Part of the Natronobacterium gregoryi SP2 genome, TCTCGCCGTCGACGACGACCTCGTCCGCGTCCGTGTCGTAGACGTAGTACTCACCGACGCCGTCCTCGTCGCTCGAGGGCAGTCCCGCAGTGAGATAGAAGTCGTCGCCGTTGGGCTGGGGCATCGTCCCGCAGTTGGTCGGCAGCGTCTCGTGGGGAATCGCCCTGTCGACCGAAAAGTCGTCGTGGTCGACGATCACCAGCGCGCCGTCGTGGTAGCTGGGGCCGAGCGTGTGCAGCGACCGACCGTCGGGTGCATACTGGTGACAGATCGGATCACCAGACTCGATTCCCGCCTCGAGAACTGTCTCGTTCTCCCGGAGGTCGATCTCGTCGACGACCTCGAACGTCTCGTTCTCGAGATCCGTGTCGACCCGGACGATCGCCGATTCGTTGATCGCGTCGACGTGAATGTAGTCGTCCTCGGGCGAGAACGCGGCCATGTGCGAACCGTCGCCGGTGTCGATGTCGGCGACCAGTTCGTGGTCCTCGGTCCGGAAAACGAGCGTGCGCCCGCCGGCTGTACAGGCGACGGCGGCGTACTCGTAGTCCGAACTGTAATCGAGCATGTGCGGGACGACGTTCTCCTCGGGAATCCCCTCGAGGTCGTTGAGGTCGAGATAGTTCGTGAGAGCGAACCCGTCGCCGTCGACGCCGGGTTCGTAGACGAAGATGTCGTCACGACCCTGGTCGAGCGCCCAGAGTTCGTAGGAGCCGTCTCCCTCCTCGAGGCCGGGATCGATGTCGTAGTCGAACTCGACGCCGTCTTCATCTTCGTCTTCCCCGTCGCCGGTACAGCCGGCGACCGCGACGACGCCTGCAGTTACACTGCCGGCCAGGAACCGCCTCCGGGTCTGGTCCAGTTGCACATCTTTCACTGGGGACCCAGGAGATAAAAGTATGCGGGTACAGGCCCTGTCACTCGTGTATTCAGCCGTTCCGGCAGAGATAGTGGCAACAATTGACTCGGGTTTGTGGACGGTCGCCGTGGTTCGTTGCACCCCGGGGCTCTCCCGCTGTATGCTGGCTCTTTACGCCCACAGGTGTGGCGAATACTGCCTCGGTCTGTGTCTCGAAAACGGAGGGACAGTCACTCCCGACGACCGTTCGTGAGAGACGGCTCAACCCCGCCGCTCGAGAATACGCTCGACGATCAGTCGCGTCGACAGAATCTCCTCGTCTGCGGACCGTTCGCGGGCACTCGCACGCCTGACTTCACAGTCGATGCCGCGTCGCTCGAGTTCGTCCTCGATCGCCGCGTCGTCGTGGTGCTGGTCGTGACCCAGCGCGATCACGTCTGGATCGATCTCCTCGATCGGGACGAAGATATCCTCTTCGTGACCGAGAATGGCCTCGTCGACGGCCTCGAGCGCCGCGACCACGTCCCGACGCTGGGTTGCTGGACAGATCGGCTCCGGTTTGTGGTCGACGTTCGCCCGACGGGCGACGATCACGTACAGTTCGTCACCCATCGCCACCGCTTCCTCGAGGTAGTGGACGTGACCGGGGTGAAGCAGGTCGAACGTTCCCTGGGCGATAACCGTCTTCGTCATAGCTGACTCGTCGTCTCGAAAGTGTCGCGTCGTGTCATCCTCGCAGTTCCTCGTCGATGTCAGACTGGGTAAAATCGAAGAAGTCCTCGGACTCGGGGAGGTCGACGTCGACCACGTGCAGATTCGTCGGCCGTCCCTCGGAGTCGAAGGCCTTCCAGTCGTGTCGGCCGTACGGCGCGCCGATGATGATGTGGACGCTGCCGCGGCCGAACGTCTCCAAGTCCGCGCTGCTGGGCTCGATGACGCCGTTAGGATGGGAGTGGACGCTACCGAGTGCCTTCACGTCGTTTGGAATCTGACTCGTCTTGACGGTGGCGCTGACGCTGTTTGATTCGGTCCCCGGCACCACCAGTACGTCGGTGATGACGAGTCCGTCCTGGTCAAGTCCCAGCCGATGTGCCTCGGTCCCGCGAAGAAAGCCCATATACTCGTGAGGGTGGGCCGCCTCCGAGGACTCGATCGCGAACTCGAGGGTCTCCTCGGCGATGCCGAGGATCTCGTTCGAGCGAAACAAGGCGTCGAGCAGCCCCATGTCCCTACCTGTGGGCTTGCGGTTGCTAAACGTTCCGAAAGGGGACTCGATCGGTGACGCGACGGCTCGTCCGTCGACCGCTCTACCGTGTGATCGATTTCATCCCTCGTCTCGTCCCTTCTTGATAAGGGTTATACGCGGGGACCTCCAAACGATGACTCAAGATGAAACGAGCCTCTGCCGGTGATGCCGGCACGGACGACGGGGATTCCGTCGTCTACGATCTCGACGCCGACTGTACCGCTGCCGACATCGAATCGGACACCCCTTATCTCGCCGAAATCAACGGTATCGTCGACTACGGCGTCTTCGTCGATCTCTCCGAATCCGTCTCCGGTCTCGTCCACGAATCCGTCCTCGAGGGAACCTTCGCCGTCGGCGACGAACTCGTCGTCGAACTCGAGAGCGTCCGTGACAACGGTGACATAGCCTTCGAGCCCGTCGACGTCGACGACTACACCCTCCAGTCAGTCTCCCACGACTACGCGCTGACTGGCACCGACCGCCTCGAAGCAAACGTCGGCGACCAGATCCACCTCGAAGGCGAGGTCGTCCAGGTCAAACAGACCGGCGGCCCAACGATCTTCCACGTCGCCGACGAGTCCGGCGTCGTCCCCTGTGCCGCGTTCGAGGAAGCAGGCGTCCGCGCCTACCCGAACGTCGAGGTCGGCGACGTCGTCCGCGTCACCGGCTCCCCCGAACACCGCGAGGGATCGGTCCAGATCGAGGTCGACGGTCTCTCGAAACTCGAGGCCGAGGACGCCGAAAAAGCCCGTGAGCGAATCCAGACAGCCCTCGAATCCCGCTCCGAGCCCCACGATGTCGATCCGCTGATCGACTGGCCCGCCTTCGAGAAACTCCGCCCAAACCTACAGGAAGTCGCCACGCGACTCCGTCGTGCCGTCCTCGAGGGTCGCCCCATCCGCGTCCGTCACCACGCCGACGGCGACGGGATGTGCGCTGCCGTGCCGGTCCAGATCGCCCTCGAGAAGTTCATCGCCGAGGTCCACGAAAACGACGACGCGCCACGCCACCTCATCAAGCGCCTGCCCGCGAAAGCGCCGTTCTACGAGATGGAAGACGCCACACGAGACCTCAACTTCGCGCTCGAGGACCGAGAGAAACACGGCCAGCAACTACCGCTCCTGCTCATGCTCGACAATGGTTCGACGGCCGAAGACGTCCCGGCCTACGAGACGCTGGCCCACTACGACATCCCGATCATCGCCATCGACCACCACCATCCCGACCCCGACGCGGTCGAGGACTTGCTCGACGCCCACGTCAACCCCTACCTCCACGACGAGGACTACCGGATCACCACGGGGATGCTCTGTGTCGAACTCGCGCGGATGATCTACCCCGATCTGACCGACCAGCTCCGTCACGTCCCCGCCGTCGCCGGCCTCTCGGACCGCTCGAAGGCCGACGCGATGGACCAGTACCTCGAGCTCGCGGCCGAGGAAGGCTACGACGAGCAGCGCCTCCAAGACGTCAGCGAAGCCTTAGACTACGCGGCCTTCTGGCTGCGCTATGACTCGGGCGACCAACTCATTCAGGACCTGCTTCAGATCGACAACGGCGACGAGCAGCGCCACCGCGATCTCGTGGACTTCTTCGCCGACCGCGCCCGCGAGGAGGTCGACGAGCAACTCGACGCCGCCATTCCCCACCTAGAGCACGAGGACCTGGACAACGGCGCACACCTCTACCGGATCGACGTCGAGAATCACGCCCACCGCTTTACCTATCCCGCGCCGGGCAAGACGACGGGCGAGATCCACGACCGGAAAATCGAAGAAACCGGCGACCCCGTCATCACGGTCGGCTACGGCCCTGACTTCGCCGTGCTCCGCTCCGACGGCGTCCGCCTCGACATCCCACAGATGGTCTCGGAACTCGAGGACGAGGTCCCCGGCGGCGGCGTCTCCGGCGGCGGCCACCTCGTCGTCGGCTCTATCAAGTTCGTCAAAGGAAAGCGCGAGGAAGTGATCGACGCCTTGGTCGAGAAGATGGAAGACGCCGAGATCGACGAGGCGCTCTCGAGTGCAGCACCGATCGACGACTAGTGGCGGGCCAAGCCTGAACTGATGGGTCGAATCTGGCGGTGTCGCTCGATTCGACCCGTCAGTCGACGGTTGGGACGGTACTAGTGCTGTTTACCTGTCGATGGATTGAATCCGCTCACACGCCCTGGTTCGGACACGTTCGCGCTCTATCGACCGTGACAACGTCCTCGAGACGCCCTCGAGTGCGCGGAAAGAGAACGACGGCGACCGGCTCGTGATGGGGAGTCACTGTCGCCCGGGAGCGGAACGCTGATTCCTCGAGGGAGTCGCCGAGACAGTCCTCGGGCGGGTGACGGGCCAGTGGTGGCTACCCGGCGACCAGCCGCTACCGACGTGACGACTCGTCTTCGTGGCGAACTCGATAGCTTGCACGTGGATCGACGGGCCGTTCTCGGCGTCGGACTGTCAGCTGTCCCCTCACGATCGAGGAGTCGTCGTCGGCACAGCAACACACCAGAGCGTAGATCGGCTCGATGTCTTCGGTGACGACGATGTCGTGGTTCCAGAGGTGGTGCCAGTCGTGACCGTACAACTGGCACTGGCAGGTGACGTTCGGGTCCGCCATACGATGACATCGGCTCACACGAGCCTCACTCGTTCGACGGAGACGTGGAATGGC contains:
- a CDS encoding YncE family protein, which gives rise to MQLDQTRRRFLAGSVTAGVVAVAGCTGDGEDEDEDGVEFDYDIDPGLEEGDGSYELWALDQGRDDIFVYEPGVDGDGFALTNYLDLNDLEGIPEENVVPHMLDYSSDYEYAAVACTAGGRTLVFRTEDHELVADIDTGDGSHMAAFSPEDDYIHVDAINESAIVRVDTDLENETFEVVDEIDLRENETVLEAGIESGDPICHQYAPDGRSLHTLGPSYHDGALVIVDHDDFSVDRAIPHETLPTNCGTMPQPNGDDFYLTAGLPSSDEDGVGEYYVYDTDADEVVVDGESTAGVDAHGFWFTPDGEELWVLNRETNDGVVVDPETHDVVETIDEFGPATSADPSERDAPDIMWASPDGEYMFVTLRGPAPLSGDPHASTGVTPGISVLDVDSREIVDVIEPYPIDEFDDDHVELAQDPEEDGPRVPDFHGIGVRPLEEFETGIDTSPPF
- a CDS encoding Mov34/MPN/PAD-1 family protein translates to MGLLDALFRSNEILGIAEETLEFAIESSEAAHPHEYMGFLRGTEAHRLGLDQDGLVITDVLVVPGTESNSVSATVKTSQIPNDVKALGSVHSHPNGVIEPSSADLETFGRGSVHIIIGAPYGRHDWKAFDSEGRPTNLHVVDVDLPESEDFFDFTQSDIDEELRG
- a CDS encoding DHH family phosphoesterase, with amino-acid sequence MKRASAGDAGTDDGDSVVYDLDADCTAADIESDTPYLAEINGIVDYGVFVDLSESVSGLVHESVLEGTFAVGDELVVELESVRDNGDIAFEPVDVDDYTLQSVSHDYALTGTDRLEANVGDQIHLEGEVVQVKQTGGPTIFHVADESGVVPCAAFEEAGVRAYPNVEVGDVVRVTGSPEHREGSVQIEVDGLSKLEAEDAEKARERIQTALESRSEPHDVDPLIDWPAFEKLRPNLQEVATRLRRAVLEGRPIRVRHHADGDGMCAAVPVQIALEKFIAEVHENDDAPRHLIKRLPAKAPFYEMEDATRDLNFALEDREKHGQQLPLLLMLDNGSTAEDVPAYETLAHYDIPIIAIDHHHPDPDAVEDLLDAHVNPYLHDEDYRITTGMLCVELARMIYPDLTDQLRHVPAVAGLSDRSKADAMDQYLELAAEEGYDEQRLQDVSEALDYAAFWLRYDSGDQLIQDLLQIDNGDEQRHRDLVDFFADRAREEVDEQLDAAIPHLEHEDLDNGAHLYRIDVENHAHRFTYPAPGKTTGEIHDRKIEETGDPVITVGYGPDFAVLRSDGVRLDIPQMVSELEDEVPGGGVSGGGHLVVGSIKFVKGKREEVIDALVEKMEDAEIDEALSSAAPIDD
- a CDS encoding adenylyltransferase/cytidyltransferase family protein, which codes for MTKTVIAQGTFDLLHPGHVHYLEEAVAMGDELYVIVARRANVDHKPEPICPATQRRDVVAALEAVDEAILGHEEDIFVPIEEIDPDVIALGHDQHHDDAAIEDELERRGIDCEVRRASARERSADEEILSTRLIVERILERRG